In Haematobia irritans isolate KBUSLIRL chromosome 1, ASM5000362v1, whole genome shotgun sequence, a genomic segment contains:
- the LOC142238294 gene encoding solute carrier family 22 member 3-like, with product MPHRSQQQNGGDIVHMVTGDFGRWQLRTIILVFLCKIPTSWFMACVIYTAPVPQKTDYYCKPSAEMEKLASAVNHSNPTMWIQRSFPLVQEDQQKTDREFHIDQCYIHNTSALSNYSNPLDKPLRHLNPQQIMPCDHFEHISEYKSLITQFDLVCSRQLLVSVTQSFHALGAFVGGLLALKILKSVSPKRLMLYGMLGQIVCGNMTGLVNTFMLHVYYRCLTSAFCAFMYISGQVIISDITAGKARTITITLSELFSSIGLILLPGISIFFDSWSHLYVAISSSLIFLVFLHRWISDSPRWLLQHNRIEATLKVLLESAAFNNRTIPLDLEQRLEQMAIEMKNKPKARYWSLWDGKSPRSFIILIHWAWAVSVVIYSVMVVMIRFVDIRKLHVNTSCLGFAEMLGIFLGLYLILYTRHRWLWSGYLMIFAGLITYFVWFIPDTVKDSHRGAYEMIFWLFLKLVNSASLVILTTCSGELVTADKRPLLMASIGTFSRFWLILGPFILVFMRVNHLLPITIFATMAVSSGALMCFLNIHFCNDEQPKVLRVPTPNTYRRKSSTILLRKLSSVDEHSGLEDSSTDGGCENPSFSISLEQFWEMAGNLTDTEDTEKKEEIVKPRKRRFSHFL from the exons ATGCCTCATAGAAGCCAGCAACAAAATGGTGGCGATATTGTTCATATGGTCACAGGAGATTTTGGCCGTTGGCAATTACGTACCATCATTTTAGTGTTTCTGTGTAAGATACCCACCTCATGGTTTATGGCCTGCGTTATCTATACAGCTCCTGTACCACAAAAAACCGATTACTATTGTAAACCATCAGCAGAAATGGAGAAGTTGGCAAGTGCAGTGAATCACTCTAATCCAACAATGTGGATACAAAGATCGTTTCCCTTGGTTCAAGAGGATCAACAGAAAACCGATCGTGAATTTCATATCGATCAATGTTATATCCATAATACGTCGGCATTGTCGAACTATAGCAATCCTTTGGATAAACCTTTACGTCATCTTAACCCCCAGCAGATTATGCCTTGTGATCATTTTGAACATATCTCGGAATATAAATCTCTGATAACGCAATTTGATTTGGTTTGCTCGCGACAACTTTTGGTATCGGTAACTCAATCTTTCCATGCTTTGGGAGCATTTGTGGGAGGCCTATTGGCTTTGAAGATTTTAAAAAG TGTCAGCCCCAAGAGATTAATGCTATATGGGATGTTGGGTCAAATTGTTTGTGGCAATATGACTGGATTGGTCAACACTTTCATGTTGCATGTCTACTATCGTTGTCTGACCTCGGCATTTTGTGCTTTCATGTATATCTCTGGACAAGTGATAA TATCCGATATAACTGCTGGCAAGGCGAGAACAATAACAATTACACTCTCCGAATTATTTTCATCGATTGGCCTTATTCTGCTTCCTGGCATTTCGATATTTTTCGATAGTTGGAGTCATTTGTATGTGGCCATATCATCTTCGCTAATATTTCTGGTATTTCTTCATAG ATGGATATCGGATAGTCCTCGTTGGTTACTGCAACATAATCGTATTGAAGCCACCTTAAAAGTTTTATTAGAATCAGCTGCTTTTAATAATCGTACAATACCCTTGGATTTGGAGCAACGTTTGGAACAAATGGCCATTGAGATGAAGAATAAACCTAAAGCTCGTTATTGGTCTTTATGGGATGGAAAAAGTCCTCGAagctttataattttaatacatTGGGCATGGGCCGTATCCGTGGTCATTTATAGTGTTATGGTTGTAATGATACGATTTGTGGATATTAGAAAACTACATGTGAATACTTCATGTTTAG GATTTGCCGAAATGTTGGGTATATTTTTGGGTCTATATCTCATTCTCTATACCAGACACAGATGGCTATGGTCAGGATATTTAATGATATTTGCTGGTCTTATAACCTATTTCGTATGGTTTATACCCGATACAG TTAAAGATTCCCATAGAGGAGCCTATGAAATGATATTTTGGCTATTCCTTAAATTGGTGAATTCTGCTTCATTGGTCATATTGACAACCTGTTCGGGAGAATTGGTCACTGCTGATAAAAGACCTTTACTAATGGCTTCAATAGGAACCTTCAGTCGTTTCTGGTTAATTTTGGGTCCATTTATCCTTGTATTTATGCGAGTAAATCATCTATTGCCCATTACCATATTTGCCACAATGGCTGTGAGTAGTGGCGCCTTAATGTGCTTCCTtaatatacatttttgtaatgatGAGCAACCTAAAGTTCTGCGAGTACCCACACCGAATACCTACCGACGAAAATCTTCAACAATTCTTTTAAGGAAACTTAGTTCTGTCGATGAGCATAGTGGTCTAGAAGATAGCTCAACGGATGGAGGTTGTGAAAATCCTTCATTTTCTATAAGTCTTGAACAATTTTGGGAAATGGCAGGAAATCTCACAGATACAGAAGACACCGAGAAGAAAGAGGAGATTGTAAAACCAAGAAAGAGACgattttcacattttttgtaa